From the genome of Acidimicrobiales bacterium, one region includes:
- a CDS encoding alcohol dehydrogenase catalytic domain-containing protein has product MKGVVWKGARAVVLAEDLERPELRDDGDAIVRVTRSAICGTDLHPYRGEIPGFLEGTVLGHEFVGVVEEVGPAVTGLRPGDRVVASDVVACGRCWWCRRGWHYQCEQVTLFGYGEVVGPYLPGGQAEYVRSPFADVVLAPIPDGLSDEQALFVGDILTTGFTAASEAGIRPGDVVAVVGCGPVGLFATMSARYLGAAVVLAVDPDPARRAAAEAAGARPVAPGDLAAALRDATAGRGADVVLEAVGSDAALACAIEAVRAKGTVVAVGAHHSPAFPLHTGTAFGKELTLRWAVGDPISTRDQLLPILLAGRIDATSVITHRMPLDDAVAAYDRFDRREATKVVLEVS; this is encoded by the coding sequence GTGAAGGGGGTCGTCTGGAAGGGGGCCAGGGCCGTCGTCCTGGCCGAGGACCTGGAGCGCCCCGAGCTCCGCGACGACGGCGACGCCATCGTCCGCGTGACCCGGTCGGCCATCTGTGGGACCGACCTGCACCCGTACCGGGGCGAGATCCCGGGGTTCCTAGAGGGCACCGTGCTCGGCCACGAGTTCGTCGGCGTGGTCGAGGAGGTCGGCCCGGCCGTCACCGGCCTGCGGCCGGGCGACCGGGTCGTCGCGTCCGACGTGGTGGCCTGCGGCCGCTGCTGGTGGTGCCGGCGGGGCTGGCACTACCAGTGCGAGCAGGTGACCCTGTTCGGCTACGGCGAGGTCGTCGGCCCGTACCTGCCCGGCGGGCAGGCCGAGTACGTCCGCTCGCCCTTCGCCGACGTCGTGCTGGCGCCCATCCCCGACGGGCTCTCCGACGAGCAGGCGCTGTTCGTCGGCGACATCCTGACCACCGGGTTCACCGCCGCGTCCGAGGCCGGCATCCGGCCGGGCGACGTGGTCGCGGTCGTCGGCTGCGGCCCGGTCGGACTGTTCGCCACCATGTCGGCGCGGTACCTCGGCGCCGCCGTCGTGCTCGCCGTCGACCCCGACCCGGCCCGCCGGGCCGCGGCCGAGGCGGCCGGCGCCCGGCCCGTGGCCCCCGGCGACCTGGCCGCCGCGCTCCGCGACGCCACCGCCGGCCGGGGGGCCGACGTGGTGCTCGAGGCCGTCGGCAGCGACGCCGCCCTCGCCTGCGCCATCGAGGCCGTGCGGGCCAAGGGCACGGTCGTGGCGGTCGGCGCCCACCACAGCCCGGCGTTCCCGCTGCACACCGGCACGGCCTTCGGCAAGGAGCTCACCCTCCGCTGGGCGGTCGGCGACCCCATCAGCACGAGGGACCAGCTGCTGCCGATCCTGCTCGCCGGCCGGATCGACGCCACGAGCGTGATCACCCACCGGATGCCCCTGGACGACGCCGTCGCGGCCTACGACCGGTTCGACCGCCGGGAGGCCACCAAGGTCGTCCTCGAGGTGTCCTGA
- a CDS encoding Rrf2 family transcriptional regulator, protein MQLGEGVEWALHSCVLLACVPGGRALPASRLAEYHGLPAAYLAKHLQQLSGARILESTKGRVGGYRLARPANEITLLDVVEAIEGSAPVFRCTEIRRRGPCAGTPGAYPTMCGVACAMERAEAAWRSELRSQTVADLVASTVMGAPQPVQVRSEEWLAEATR, encoded by the coding sequence ATGCAACTCGGAGAAGGCGTCGAGTGGGCACTGCACTCTTGTGTGCTGCTGGCCTGCGTACCGGGGGGGAGAGCGCTGCCTGCCAGCCGCCTCGCCGAGTACCACGGCCTGCCCGCTGCCTATCTCGCGAAGCACCTGCAGCAGCTCTCCGGAGCGAGGATCCTGGAGTCGACCAAGGGCCGCGTGGGAGGGTACCGCCTGGCCCGGCCGGCGAACGAGATCACGCTGCTGGATGTCGTCGAGGCCATCGAAGGCAGCGCCCCGGTGTTCCGCTGCACGGAGATCCGCCGTCGCGGGCCGTGCGCCGGCACCCCCGGGGCCTACCCCACCATGTGCGGTGTGGCGTGCGCCATGGAGCGGGCCGAGGCGGCGTGGCGGTCCGAGTTGCGATCCCAGACCGTCGCCGACCTGGTCGCTTCGACCGTGATGGGGGCACCACAGCCCGTCCAGGTGCGGTCGGAAGAGTGGCTGGCGGAGGCGACGCGCTGA
- a CDS encoding helix-turn-helix domain-containing protein → MTAALVDRPVTGTVDVTPQVPLDGRLARSARTFFAVVDALLGLIQEGNLRPTAAQVAERAGVSRRSVYLHFDNIEALLAAAADRHAVRTADLWVGPSSQLPLDERIDELVRRWSVALEEVSPIRRALSLHRDTSAGAARCLRLARESAVGELERVFAPELRERNPHARAELLCAVEMTTSWSMWEQLRRQQGLPVDEAIAVMARMLRCLFAS, encoded by the coding sequence GTGACTGCAGCTCTGGTCGACCGTCCCGTGACGGGCACGGTCGATGTCACCCCGCAAGTACCGCTCGACGGCCGCCTGGCCCGCTCGGCCAGGACGTTCTTCGCCGTCGTCGACGCCCTCCTCGGACTGATCCAGGAGGGCAACCTGCGGCCGACCGCGGCCCAGGTGGCCGAGCGGGCTGGTGTGTCCCGCCGATCCGTGTACCTGCACTTCGACAACATCGAGGCGCTGCTGGCGGCCGCGGCCGACCGCCACGCGGTGCGGACCGCCGACCTGTGGGTCGGCCCGTCGTCCCAGCTGCCGCTCGACGAGCGGATCGACGAGCTGGTGCGGCGCTGGTCGGTCGCCCTCGAGGAGGTCAGCCCCATCCGGCGGGCCCTCTCCCTGCACCGCGATACGTCGGCGGGCGCGGCCCGCTGCCTGCGCCTCGCCAGGGAGTCCGCCGTGGGCGAGCTGGAGCGGGTCTTCGCTCCCGAGCTCCGCGAGCGCAACCCGCACGCCCGGGCCGAGCTGCTGTGCGCGGTCGAGATGACGACCAGCTGGTCGATGTGGGAGCAGCTCCGCCGCCAGCAGGGCCTCCCGGTCGACGAGGCGATCGCCGTCATGGCCCGCATGCTGCGCTGCCTGTTCGCTTCCTGA